One window of Chitinivorax sp. B genomic DNA carries:
- a CDS encoding GNAT family N-acetyltransferase yields MHILAITDGNKRLVEADWLVRAESIHRQLRPQLPADYLGVMAAVMADGGEMIVAIEGQTVMGLAVFRSFRDTFNGLRFYVDDLVTDETQRSQGVGHALIAWLETEARRRGATNLSLESGTQRTQAHKFYFREGFVIPSFSFRKPL; encoded by the coding sequence ATGCATATTCTGGCGATTACGGATGGCAACAAACGGCTGGTTGAGGCAGACTGGCTCGTTCGGGCTGAATCGATACATCGCCAGTTGCGCCCACAACTGCCTGCCGACTACCTTGGTGTCATGGCAGCTGTGATGGCTGATGGCGGTGAGATGATTGTGGCCATTGAAGGCCAGACTGTCATGGGTCTGGCTGTTTTTCGCAGTTTTCGTGATACCTTCAACGGGCTGCGTTTTTACGTTGATGATCTCGTGACGGACGAGACGCAACGCTCGCAAGGCGTCGGCCACGCGCTGATCGCCTGGCTCGAAACTGAAGCCAGAAGGCGTGGAGCGACCAATCTCTCGCTGGAATCCGGTACGCAACGCACCCAGGCTCACAAGTTTTACTTTCGCGAGGGTTTTGTGATTCCCTCGTTTTCTTTTCGTAAACCTTTATAA
- a CDS encoding DUF2189 domain-containing protein, with protein sequence MQDTLQPEQTVPSFPTIRNVPMQEPFKWLALAWRDFRNAPFPCLFYGLIFSLMGVFLHRIFVAAPHQTITLVTGFMLLGPFLAMGLYETSRRLEMQEAVSLLPTLSAWRQNLSGIGLFAMILALMFAGWMRVSVVVFALFYTDQIPTLDSMLSTTFFTEDNLPFLLVYFGSGFIFAALVFAISVVSIPMLLDRDGDTLIAIFTSSLAMWRNPAAMLVWGLIIVACCIIGFVTYYTGLILTMPLIGLASWHAYRDIVAR encoded by the coding sequence ATGCAGGACACACTGCAGCCGGAGCAAACCGTACCCAGCTTTCCCACCATCCGTAATGTGCCGATGCAAGAACCCTTCAAATGGCTGGCGCTGGCTTGGCGCGATTTTCGCAACGCGCCGTTTCCCTGTTTGTTCTATGGACTGATATTCAGCTTGATGGGCGTCTTCCTACATCGAATATTTGTTGCCGCACCACACCAGACCATCACGCTGGTAACCGGTTTCATGTTGTTGGGGCCGTTTTTGGCCATGGGACTTTATGAAACCAGTCGCCGACTGGAAATGCAGGAGGCCGTCAGCCTGCTCCCCACCCTCTCAGCCTGGCGGCAAAACCTGTCCGGCATCGGCTTATTTGCCATGATCCTTGCCCTGATGTTTGCCGGATGGATGCGGGTTTCCGTTGTCGTTTTCGCACTGTTTTATACCGATCAGATACCCACACTGGACAGTATGCTGTCAACGACATTTTTCACCGAAGACAACCTGCCCTTCCTGTTGGTCTATTTTGGTAGCGGATTTATATTTGCCGCATTGGTGTTTGCCATTAGCGTCGTGTCGATCCCGATGTTGCTGGATCGTGATGGCGATACCTTGATTGCCATTTTTACCAGCAGCCTGGCCATGTGGCGCAACCCGGCTGCCATGTTGGTATGGGGCTTGATCATTGTGGCGTGCTGTATCATCGGCTTCGTCACTTACTATACGGGCCTGATTCTGACCATGCCACTGATTGGCCTGGCCAGTTGGCATGCTTATCGCGATATTGTGGCTCGCTAG
- the trpC gene encoding indole-3-glycerol phosphate synthase TrpC: MSDILNTILAVKHDEVAAARAIQPLDAVRAAAAGQAPARDFVGAIRSKLQRHLPAVIAEIKKASPSKGVIRENFQPAEIAASYAKHGAACLSVLTDRQFFQGDVAYLQAARAACDLPVLRKDFLVDEYQVYEARAMGADCILLIAAALDLVTMQRFESIAQQLGMAVLVEVHNGEELQLALQLATPLIGINNRNLRTFDVSLATTLDLLAAIPADRIVVTESGILTSADVALMRQHNVHTFLVGEAFMRAPEPGMELARLFADAT; the protein is encoded by the coding sequence ATGTCGGATATCCTGAATACCATTCTCGCCGTCAAGCATGACGAGGTCGCCGCGGCACGCGCAATTCAGCCATTGGATGCAGTACGCGCAGCAGCTGCGGGGCAGGCACCAGCACGTGATTTTGTCGGTGCCATTCGTAGCAAGCTTCAGCGACATTTGCCTGCTGTCATTGCCGAAATCAAAAAAGCCAGCCCAAGCAAGGGGGTGATCCGTGAGAACTTTCAACCTGCAGAGATTGCAGCGAGCTATGCCAAACATGGTGCGGCATGCCTTTCTGTTTTGACGGACCGCCAGTTTTTTCAGGGGGACGTGGCCTATCTGCAAGCGGCGCGGGCCGCATGTGATTTGCCGGTGTTGCGCAAGGATTTTCTGGTAGACGAGTATCAGGTGTACGAAGCACGTGCCATGGGGGCTGATTGCATTTTGTTGATTGCAGCGGCGTTGGACTTGGTCACCATGCAGCGTTTTGAGTCAATTGCTCAGCAGTTGGGGATGGCGGTACTGGTGGAGGTGCACAATGGGGAAGAATTGCAATTGGCTTTGCAGCTTGCAACGCCTTTGATTGGGATCAACAACCGTAATTTGCGGACATTCGACGTATCGCTGGCAACGACTCTGGACCTGTTGGCGGCTATACCTGCTGATCGGATCGTGGTCACCGAAAGCGGGATACTGACGTCAGCTGATGTTGCCCTGATGCGTCAACACAATGTGCATACCTTCCTGGTTGGGGAGGCATTCATGCGGGCGCCGGAGCCTGGTATGGAGTTGGCCAGGCTATTTGCCGACGCCACTTGA
- a CDS encoding pyridoxal phosphate-dependent aminotransferase, whose protein sequence is MQPILKSNKLLNVCYDIRGPVLERAKQMEDEGHRIIKLNIGNPAPFGFMAPDEILQDVIHNLPDASGYCDSKGLFSARKAVMHYTQQKKVVGVAIDDIYIGNGVSELIVMSMQALLNNGDEVLVPAPDYPLWTAAVSLAGGHAQHYVCDEQTGWLPDINDIRNKITPNTRAVVVINPNNPTGAVYSDDVLKEILALARQHQLIVYADEIYDKVLYDGRTHTSIASLAEDVLCITFGGLSKNYRACGYRAGWMIVSGEKKHAKDYIEGLNMLASMRLCANVPAQHAIQTALGGYQSIDDLVAPGGRLCRQRDLAWQLLTDIPGVSCVKPQGALYLFPKLDPKLYPIADDQQFILELLLEEKVLLVQGTGFNWMNPDHFRVVFLPNSDDLTDAIGRIARFLEHYRKRHAV, encoded by the coding sequence ATGCAACCCATTCTCAAGTCCAATAAATTGCTCAACGTCTGTTATGACATCCGTGGCCCCGTTCTGGAACGGGCCAAACAGATGGAAGACGAGGGGCACCGCATCATCAAACTGAACATCGGCAACCCGGCGCCATTTGGTTTCATGGCGCCTGACGAAATTCTGCAGGATGTAATCCACAATCTGCCTGATGCCTCGGGTTATTGCGATTCCAAGGGCTTGTTCTCGGCTCGCAAGGCGGTCATGCATTATACCCAGCAGAAAAAGGTAGTGGGTGTGGCCATCGACGACATCTATATCGGTAACGGAGTCTCCGAGCTGATTGTGATGTCGATGCAAGCCTTGCTCAACAACGGTGACGAAGTGTTGGTGCCTGCGCCTGACTACCCACTCTGGACTGCTGCTGTGAGCCTGGCGGGTGGTCACGCACAGCATTATGTCTGTGATGAGCAAACGGGGTGGTTGCCGGATATCAACGATATTCGCAACAAGATCACACCCAATACCCGCGCGGTCGTGGTGATCAACCCGAATAATCCGACTGGGGCCGTGTACTCTGATGACGTATTGAAAGAGATCCTGGCATTGGCTCGTCAGCATCAGCTGATTGTTTATGCTGATGAGATCTACGACAAAGTGTTGTACGACGGCCGTACCCACACGTCGATTGCTTCGCTGGCAGAGGATGTGCTGTGCATCACCTTTGGCGGGCTGTCGAAGAATTACCGTGCTTGCGGCTATCGTGCTGGCTGGATGATTGTCTCGGGCGAGAAAAAGCACGCCAAGGATTATATCGAAGGCCTGAATATGTTGGCCTCGATGCGGTTATGCGCCAATGTGCCGGCACAACATGCCATCCAGACCGCGCTGGGTGGTTATCAAAGTATCGATGACCTGGTTGCCCCAGGTGGTCGGCTATGTCGTCAACGTGATCTGGCTTGGCAATTGTTGACGGATATTCCGGGTGTCAGCTGCGTCAAGCCGCAAGGGGCGTTGTACCTGTTTCCCAAACTTGATCCCAAGTTGTACCCGATTGCCGATGACCAGCAGTTCATTCTTGAGTTGTTGCTGGAGGAGAAAGTGTTGCTGGTACAGGGTACTGGCTTCAACTGGATGAATCCAGACCATTTCCGGGTGGTTTTCCTGCCTAACAGTGATGATCTGACCGATGCCATTGGCCGTATCGCTCGCTTCCTTGAGCACTATCGAAAACGGCACGCGGTGTAA
- a CDS encoding Mth938-like domain-containing protein, with protein sequence MKLHLSTTEGYLFTGYGEGYVDINRNRHEGNLLVTANTIVPWSTPDFASLDESHFTRILEHDPEVVLLGTGARLRFPHPRLYKALTARQVGLEVMDTAAMCRTFNILTTEGRRVVAAIIHD encoded by the coding sequence ATGAAGCTGCATCTTTCCACCACAGAAGGCTACTTGTTCACCGGCTATGGTGAAGGCTATGTCGATATCAACAGAAACCGGCACGAAGGCAATCTGCTGGTGACTGCCAATACCATTGTACCTTGGAGCACGCCAGACTTTGCCAGCCTGGATGAAAGTCACTTCACGCGCATTCTCGAACATGACCCAGAAGTCGTGCTACTGGGCACGGGTGCGCGCCTACGTTTTCCGCATCCTCGTTTATACAAGGCGCTGACTGCCCGCCAGGTCGGGCTGGAAGTGATGGATACGGCAGCCATGTGCCGCACCTTCAATATTTTGACCACAGAAGGTAGACGAGTAGTGGCTGCCATCATCCACGACTAA
- a CDS encoding porin, which produces MQIKRSVLAISLAMAMPVAFAESVTVYGHVAMGLEQVQAKGATQYDATSPYNTPVNAALANGQTDIPSKTRVTDALSHLGIKGQEDLGGGMTAFFQIESAIKPDDGCGYVGCAFSDVSKPASGQATIGTRQSFVGLRGKYGTLQAGRLDMYFDKHVPNELHLLRSGNNSTALAVLGYAFNSGGAAAGFIPRLSALPPGAVDARLLPLSSFAVPFYNVGNRASNVIQYRSPNFKGLSALVATTAPESKGVYNLDDTGNNGFTGIAAGLNGLTGGRQVRPQATEVTIAYFPGWMFTSLAFMQEKDPVPLVAGGIIDKAYGVKFSLGANLTPALRLGMVFERQVNKYNAAFAQNVQNLSRLTGAPQTVGDASRETWVLGASYKFSDAFDVFATYAKANDIKQWNGSTDNESGAHYYQLTGFYNLSKRTNLYTTYARVENEANAAYNFFINGAVTGDSGRQAPFVATPRGADPSSYQVGISHNF; this is translated from the coding sequence ATGCAAATCAAGCGTTCCGTGCTGGCTATCAGTTTGGCGATGGCGATGCCAGTCGCGTTTGCCGAATCAGTTACAGTGTACGGCCATGTGGCCATGGGGTTGGAGCAAGTTCAAGCCAAAGGCGCAACACAGTATGACGCAACCTCGCCTTACAATACGCCTGTAAATGCAGCATTGGCGAATGGGCAGACGGATATTCCTTCGAAAACCCGCGTGACGGATGCGTTGTCGCATCTGGGGATCAAAGGGCAGGAAGATTTGGGTGGTGGGATGACTGCCTTCTTCCAGATCGAATCGGCGATCAAGCCCGATGATGGTTGTGGCTATGTGGGTTGCGCTTTCTCTGATGTATCCAAGCCGGCGTCAGGACAAGCCACGATTGGTACCCGCCAGTCATTTGTTGGGCTGCGTGGCAAGTATGGCACGTTGCAAGCCGGTCGCCTGGACATGTACTTTGATAAGCACGTTCCCAATGAACTGCATTTGCTGCGTTCGGGCAACAACTCAACCGCATTGGCTGTACTGGGTTATGCGTTCAATTCAGGTGGGGCTGCAGCAGGGTTTATTCCCCGACTGTCAGCATTACCACCTGGGGCTGTTGATGCGAGACTGCTACCGCTTTCCAGTTTTGCTGTCCCGTTTTACAACGTTGGCAACCGTGCCAGCAATGTCATCCAATATCGTTCACCTAATTTCAAAGGCCTCTCTGCGCTGGTGGCGACAACAGCACCTGAATCCAAAGGCGTATACAATCTGGATGACACGGGCAATAATGGTTTTACCGGAATTGCCGCTGGCCTGAACGGGTTGACTGGCGGGCGTCAAGTTAGACCGCAAGCTACCGAGGTCACCATTGCATACTTCCCAGGTTGGATGTTTACCAGCTTGGCATTCATGCAAGAAAAAGATCCCGTGCCACTGGTGGCAGGCGGTATTATCGACAAAGCCTATGGAGTGAAATTCTCTTTAGGGGCGAATCTGACACCAGCACTCCGTCTAGGAATGGTGTTTGAACGGCAGGTCAACAAATACAACGCTGCTTTTGCGCAAAATGTGCAAAACCTGAGTCGCTTGACCGGTGCACCACAAACTGTCGGGGATGCTAGCCGTGAAACCTGGGTACTGGGTGCCAGCTACAAGTTCTCGGATGCCTTTGATGTATTTGCCACCTATGCCAAGGCCAATGATATCAAGCAATGGAATGGCAGTACCGATAACGAGTCCGGAGCGCACTACTATCAACTGACGGGCTTCTACAACTTGTCCAAACGTACGAATCTCTACACCACTTATGCCCGTGTCGAAAATGAAGCCAATGCGGCATACAATTTCTTTATTAATGGTGCGGTGACCGGTGATAGTGGGCGTCAGGCGCCATTTGTGGCGACACCCCGTGGTGCAGACCCGAGTTCCTATCAGGTGGGTATTAGCCACAATTTCTGA
- the thrC gene encoding threonine synthase codes for MQYISTRGGMPPASFSDILLGGLAPDGGLVVPAVYPQIDIETLAAWRQLSYPQLAFEIIRLFATDIPETDLQDIIERTYTAHVFGSAEIAPIKTLTPKLHILELSNGPTLAFKDMAMQLLGNLFEYVLAKRNETINIVGATSGDTGSAAEYAMRGKRGVNVFMLSPFGKMSAFQRAQMYSLQDSNIFNIAIEGMFDDAQDMVKAVNNDATFKAQYKIGAVNSINWGRVIAQVVYYFKGYFAATKSNDEQISFVVPSGNFGNVCAGHIARQMGLPIQRLVVATNENDVLDEFFRTGVYQVRGEAQPTSSPSMDISKASNLERFVFDLVGRDSAKLADLWQQVDQAGGFDLSATAFFGQMGSAYGFTSGRSNHADRLATIRLVKQQFDVVIDPHTADAMKVALEQRDKTVATVVLETALPIKFEETILEALGERPPRPAFADALEKLPQRVDVMKADVETLKQYIVSHIG; via the coding sequence ATGCAGTACATATCAACTCGTGGTGGCATGCCACCAGCGTCGTTCAGCGATATTCTGTTGGGTGGCCTGGCGCCGGATGGTGGTTTGGTCGTGCCGGCAGTGTATCCACAGATTGACATCGAGACATTGGCTGCGTGGCGTCAACTCAGTTACCCGCAGCTGGCCTTCGAAATCATCCGCCTGTTCGCCACGGATATTCCGGAAACGGATTTGCAGGATATCATCGAGCGTACTTATACCGCACACGTATTCGGTAGTGCCGAGATTGCGCCGATCAAGACACTGACACCCAAGCTGCATATTCTTGAGCTGTCGAACGGACCAACGCTGGCATTCAAAGACATGGCCATGCAATTGCTGGGTAATCTGTTCGAATATGTGCTGGCCAAGCGGAACGAGACCATCAACATCGTCGGCGCTACTTCGGGAGATACCGGATCTGCTGCAGAATACGCGATGCGCGGCAAACGGGGCGTGAATGTGTTCATGTTAAGCCCGTTCGGCAAGATGAGCGCATTTCAGCGTGCGCAGATGTATAGCCTGCAAGACTCGAATATCTTCAATATTGCCATCGAAGGCATGTTTGATGATGCGCAGGATATGGTGAAAGCGGTCAATAATGACGCTACATTCAAAGCGCAGTACAAAATTGGTGCCGTCAACTCCATCAATTGGGGGCGGGTCATTGCACAGGTGGTGTATTACTTCAAAGGCTATTTTGCTGCCACGAAAAGCAATGATGAGCAAATCAGTTTCGTGGTGCCATCGGGCAACTTTGGTAATGTCTGTGCAGGTCATATTGCCCGCCAGATGGGGTTGCCGATTCAGCGGTTGGTGGTGGCTACCAATGAAAATGATGTACTGGATGAGTTCTTCCGAACAGGTGTCTATCAGGTACGAGGTGAAGCACAGCCAACCTCGAGCCCGTCCATGGATATTTCGAAGGCTTCCAATCTCGAACGCTTTGTGTTCGACTTGGTTGGACGTGATAGTGCAAAGCTGGCTGACTTGTGGCAGCAGGTTGATCAAGCTGGCGGGTTTGATCTGTCTGCAACGGCCTTCTTCGGGCAAATGGGTAGTGCTTATGGCTTTACTTCCGGCCGTAGCAACCATGCCGACCGCTTGGCGACCATCCGGTTGGTCAAACAGCAATTTGACGTGGTAATCGATCCCCATACTGCTGATGCCATGAAAGTGGCACTGGAGCAGCGTGACAAGACAGTGGCTACCGTTGTGCTTGAAACAGCCCTGCCAATCAAATTTGAGGAAACTATCCTTGAAGCACTGGGTGAGCGCCCACCTCGCCCAGCCTTTGCTGATGCCTTGGAAAAGCTGCCGCAGCGTGTGGACGTGATGAAAGCAGATGTGGAGACGCTTAAGCAATATATCGTGTCGCACATTGGTTGA
- a CDS encoding homoserine dehydrogenase has product MKPINVGLLGIGTVGGGTATVLKRNAEEISRRAGRAIQLRMVADLNTDRAREVVGAGVEVTSDANQVVNHPDIDIVVELIGGTGIAKDMVLKAIDNGKHVVTANKKLLAEYGNEIFARAQEKGVTVAFEAAVAGGIPIIKALREGLTANRIEWIAGIINGTSNFILTEMREKGADFADVLKEAQRLGYAEADPTFDIEGHDAGHKLTLMSAIAFGIPVQFSKAYLEGISKLTSQDIGYAEQLGYRIKLLGITKRKASGIELRVHPTLIPEKRLIANVNGVMNAVLAKGDAVGQTMYYGAGAGAEPTASAVVADLVDVTRLATADPEHRVPHLAFQPNKMADLPILPIDEIETCYYLRLNAADKPGVLADVTRILADAGISIDAMMQKEPEAGEDRADVIILTHLAIEKHVNAAIAKIEALPTINGAVTRIRVEALDN; this is encoded by the coding sequence ATGAAACCGATCAATGTAGGTTTGTTGGGCATTGGTACCGTAGGTGGTGGCACTGCCACCGTCCTGAAACGCAATGCCGAGGAAATCAGCCGCCGCGCTGGTCGTGCCATTCAATTGCGAATGGTGGCCGACCTGAACACCGACCGCGCACGCGAGGTCGTCGGGGCGGGCGTCGAAGTGACTAGTGACGCAAATCAAGTGGTTAACCATCCTGATATTGATATCGTTGTTGAATTGATTGGCGGTACAGGCATTGCCAAAGACATGGTGCTGAAGGCCATCGACAATGGTAAGCACGTGGTCACTGCCAACAAGAAGCTACTGGCCGAATATGGCAACGAGATTTTCGCCCGTGCCCAGGAAAAAGGCGTAACGGTTGCATTTGAAGCAGCGGTGGCTGGTGGCATTCCGATCATCAAGGCGTTGCGAGAAGGCTTGACCGCCAACCGGATTGAATGGATTGCAGGCATCATCAATGGTACTTCCAATTTCATTCTGACCGAGATGCGTGAGAAAGGTGCCGACTTTGCAGATGTGCTCAAGGAAGCACAACGGCTGGGTTACGCGGAGGCAGATCCGACATTCGACATTGAAGGCCATGATGCCGGCCATAAGCTGACATTGATGTCGGCGATTGCATTCGGCATTCCCGTGCAGTTCTCCAAGGCCTATCTGGAAGGTATCTCCAAACTCACCAGTCAGGATATCGGTTATGCCGAGCAATTGGGTTATCGTATTAAGTTACTGGGTATAACCAAACGCAAGGCATCAGGTATTGAGTTACGTGTACACCCGACCCTGATTCCGGAAAAGCGCCTGATCGCCAATGTGAATGGGGTGATGAACGCAGTGCTGGCCAAAGGTGATGCTGTTGGTCAGACCATGTATTACGGCGCTGGTGCTGGTGCTGAACCCACTGCTTCAGCGGTGGTAGCGGATCTGGTCGATGTTACGCGTTTGGCAACGGCTGATCCGGAGCATCGTGTTCCGCATCTCGCATTCCAGCCGAACAAGATGGCCGACTTGCCGATTTTACCGATTGATGAAATCGAAACCTGTTATTACCTGCGCCTGAATGCCGCGGACAAGCCCGGTGTGTTGGCCGACGTGACCCGTATTCTGGCTGACGCCGGCATCTCGATCGATGCGATGATGCAAAAAGAACCAGAAGCAGGGGAGGACCGTGCGGATGTGATCATCCTGACTCATCTGGCGATTGAAAAACATGTCAATGCGGCGATTGCCAAGATTGAAGCATTGCCGACCATCAATGGCGCGGTGACGCGTATCCGTGTTGAAGCGCTCGACAACTGA
- a CDS encoding porin — protein MNKKLIAIAVAGAVAAPLAMAENSVTLYGQARVGVEHIKTKNTDSASTAATISKSRVADWTSRIGFKGQEELGGGMKALWQVEQAVKLDDGSSGTFASRNSYVGLGGGFGAIKLGRHDTPYKQTGGDALTFGMVGSADINGAKGLMHRGDQRANNAIWYESPNFGGFTTSVMYGTAENKEPATATAKAIDTNLWSANAIYKSDMFEGGIGYLHHEDAELNYKANADVKTDAFIGYAAVKFGPAKIIGGVEHTEEKMPASGAVSSYKRKRDSWTLGGTFDIGAIQLRAAFVEARKLKSNSAVETTDDTKAKQFMLGAGYAFSKRTEAMAFYTKIDNQKNAAFDFDTNALGVTVGQDPEAFGVGLRHKF, from the coding sequence ATGAACAAGAAACTGATTGCAATCGCCGTAGCAGGCGCAGTTGCTGCACCGCTCGCCATGGCAGAAAACAGTGTGACCCTGTATGGTCAGGCTCGTGTAGGTGTTGAGCACATCAAGACCAAGAACACAGATTCTGCCTCCACCGCTGCTACCATTTCTAAGTCACGCGTTGCTGACTGGACTTCCCGCATCGGTTTCAAGGGCCAGGAAGAACTGGGCGGCGGTATGAAGGCTTTGTGGCAAGTTGAACAGGCTGTCAAGCTGGATGATGGTTCGAGTGGCACGTTCGCTTCCCGTAACTCGTATGTTGGTCTGGGTGGCGGTTTTGGTGCGATCAAGTTGGGTCGCCATGATACGCCTTACAAGCAAACTGGTGGTGATGCACTCACCTTCGGTATGGTCGGTTCTGCTGACATCAACGGCGCCAAAGGTTTGATGCACCGTGGCGATCAGCGTGCCAACAATGCAATTTGGTATGAATCGCCGAACTTTGGTGGTTTCACGACATCGGTTATGTATGGCACTGCTGAAAACAAAGAACCAGCAACCGCTACTGCCAAGGCAATTGACACCAACCTGTGGTCTGCCAATGCAATCTACAAATCAGATATGTTTGAGGGTGGTATTGGCTACTTGCATCATGAAGATGCTGAGTTGAACTACAAAGCAAATGCTGATGTGAAGACTGACGCTTTCATCGGTTACGCAGCTGTGAAGTTCGGTCCTGCCAAGATCATTGGTGGCGTAGAGCATACAGAAGAGAAGATGCCCGCTTCTGGCGCAGTCTCTTCCTACAAGCGTAAGCGCGATAGCTGGACGCTGGGCGGTACGTTTGATATTGGTGCCATTCAGCTGCGCGCGGCTTTTGTTGAAGCTCGCAAGTTGAAGTCCAACTCTGCGGTAGAGACAACCGACGATACCAAGGCCAAGCAATTCATGCTGGGTGCTGGTTATGCTTTCTCCAAGCGTACCGAAGCCATGGCGTTCTACACCAAGATCGACAACCAGAAGAATGCAGCGTTTGACTTCGATACCAACGCACTGGGTGTGACTGTTGGTCAAGATCCGGAAGCGTTCGGCGTAGGTCTGCGTCACAAGTTCTAA
- a CDS encoding SDR family oxidoreductase, translating to MLQGKRVWITGASSGIGAATARSLATSGAEVVLTARRENLLVDLADEVSQAGGKPIIRPVDVSERAAMEELGKELSAMGGIDVLINNAGVMPLSPMHMVRVDEWEKIIDVNLKGALYAIAAVLPTMKERKNGHIINLSSVAAKVTFASAAVFCASKAGLRAVSDALRKEALHYGVRVTDIQPGAVATELPKSIRVDPIREEVTSKGGVWGPDAEILRPEDVAAAIMFAIAQPDHVDVSEIMIRPRLQEH from the coding sequence TTGCAAGGAAAGAGAGTATGGATTACCGGCGCGTCCAGCGGTATCGGCGCAGCAACGGCGCGCAGCCTCGCCACTTCGGGTGCGGAAGTTGTGCTTACGGCACGTCGCGAGAATCTGCTGGTTGATCTGGCTGATGAGGTATCTCAGGCTGGGGGCAAGCCCATTATTCGGCCCGTGGACGTCTCTGAGCGGGCAGCGATGGAAGAGTTGGGGAAAGAGTTGAGTGCAATGGGCGGGATTGATGTTTTGATCAACAACGCGGGGGTGATGCCGCTATCACCGATGCATATGGTCCGGGTTGACGAGTGGGAAAAAATCATTGATGTGAACCTGAAAGGTGCACTGTATGCCATTGCTGCCGTGTTGCCTACGATGAAGGAACGCAAGAACGGCCATATCATCAATTTGAGTTCTGTGGCTGCCAAAGTGACGTTTGCCTCAGCTGCGGTCTTTTGTGCCAGCAAGGCGGGGTTACGGGCGGTGTCCGACGCCTTGCGCAAAGAAGCACTCCATTATGGCGTAAGGGTTACAGACATCCAGCCGGGTGCAGTAGCAACCGAGCTGCCAAAGAGTATTCGTGTTGACCCGATTCGAGAAGAGGTAACATCCAAAGGGGGGGTATGGGGGCCAGATGCTGAAATCTTGCGCCCGGAAGATGTGGCTGCTGCCATCATGTTTGCGATTGCTCAGCCTGACCACGTTGATGTGAGCGAGATCATGATTCGACCCCGTCTACAGGAACATTGA
- a CDS encoding acyltransferase — protein sequence MTRHFSLYLDLLRLTAALAVLFSHANMRSLIATNILPQSFGHNAVIVFFLLSGYVIAFVADTKENTAREYWVSRFARIYSVALPAILITPLFDWAGSQIDPSFYAGSITTHDYWWIRIAASLTFTNELWLVSIMPFSNSAYWSLCYEMAYYLLFSIWCFAPARLRWLWLSLACLLIGPKILLLAPIWLFGVVLYRNQRGYAITEPTGWLLWIGSLVGIVLYQWMDVVKHLSTLTEQVLGTWLYTQLHFSKHFVGDYLLALIIGANFLGFRRIASRFAALFTAIGPAIRKASTYTFSIYLFHLPILFFFNVAIEGDRQQLSYYLTVVSATLVTTVMLGTITEQQKDRLKRWLAGRAHALGTISPMFK from the coding sequence ATGACTCGCCACTTTTCCTTATATCTTGATTTGCTCCGCCTGACCGCTGCATTGGCTGTGCTGTTTTCACACGCCAATATGCGCAGCTTGATTGCCACCAATATCCTGCCGCAATCCTTTGGCCACAATGCCGTGATCGTGTTTTTTCTGCTCTCTGGTTATGTGATTGCGTTTGTGGCCGACACCAAAGAAAACACTGCGCGTGAATACTGGGTCAGCCGCTTTGCCCGCATTTATTCGGTTGCCCTGCCAGCCATTCTGATCACCCCCCTTTTCGACTGGGCTGGCAGCCAGATCGATCCAAGCTTTTACGCTGGCAGCATTACCACCCACGACTATTGGTGGATTCGAATTGCTGCCAGCCTGACCTTTACCAATGAATTATGGCTGGTATCGATCATGCCATTCTCCAATTCCGCCTACTGGTCGCTGTGTTACGAGATGGCCTACTACCTGCTGTTTTCCATCTGGTGCTTTGCACCAGCCAGATTGCGCTGGTTATGGTTAAGCTTGGCATGCCTGCTGATTGGACCAAAGATCTTGTTGTTGGCACCTATCTGGCTGTTCGGTGTCGTGCTTTATCGCAACCAGCGAGGCTATGCCATTACCGAGCCGACAGGCTGGCTGTTGTGGATTGGTTCATTGGTCGGGATCGTGCTTTACCAGTGGATGGATGTCGTCAAACACCTCTCGACCCTGACCGAGCAAGTCCTTGGGACTTGGCTGTACACCCAACTACACTTTTCCAAGCATTTTGTTGGTGATTATCTGCTGGCGCTCATCATTGGCGCCAACTTTCTTGGCTTTCGACGAATTGCCAGTCGTTTTGCAGCACTGTTCACAGCCATTGGCCCAGCCATCCGCAAAGCATCTACCTACACCTTCTCGATCTACTTGTTCCATTTGCCGATATTGTTCTTTTTCAACGTTGCCATTGAAGGTGATCGTCAACAGCTCAGCTACTATCTGACTGTTGTCAGCGCCACGCTGGTAACAACTGTCATGCTGGGTACCATTACAGAACAGCAAAAGGATCGCTTGAAACGGTGGCTCGCCGGGCGAGCGCACGCGCTGGGGACTATCAGCCCGATGTTCAAGTAA